TTATTTTCACTTCTTCATGGAGCAACTGTATATTTAACTATACCTTTGCTTGATACACTTTTTCAACAAAAAGAAATTACTGCTGCTAAAATTGAAAAAACGCAGATAGAAGAAAAAAGTAATATTCTTCCAAATTGGATAAATGAAGAATTGGAATCAATATCCAAAACTTTCCATAAATTTATTTTTGCCGGAGAAACAAGCGATGTTTTATTTAGAATATGTTTGCTAATTCTTCTTTCTTTTTTAGGTAAAAGTATTTTCTCATACATTCAAGAATATTTTCTTGCATATGTTCAACAAGGAATAATAAAAAATATTAGAGATGCTGCTTATAAACATTTGCATAAACTTCCAATGAGTTTTTTTAAAAATGAAAAAACCGGTGATTTGATTTCAAGAATTACAAATGATGTTTACATAATGGAAGCGAGTTTATCTTCGGTGTTTTTTTCACTTTTCCGTGAACCACTTACACTTGTAATATTTGTAATTATTGCTGTTTCAATCAGCTGGAAATTATTTGTAATCTCATTATTAATTCTTCCATTCTCAATCTTAATTATTGTTTGGCTTGGAAAAAGATTAAGAAAACAATCAAAAATTCTTCAAGGTCAAATGGGAAATTTAACAACCATTTTACAAGAAACTTTGAGTGGAATTAAAATTGTAAAAGCCTTTGGAATGGAAAAATATGAGAATGAAAAATTTGTTTCAGAAACAAGAAGATTCTTTAAAACTTTTTTAAAGAAAGCTCGAATTCAAAATATTGCTTCGCCAGCGACTGAATTTATTGCAGTTTCAGTTGGTGTAGTAATTATTTATTATGGCGGATTATTAGTGCTTGAACAAAAATCATTAAGAGCAAGTGAATTTTTAACATTCTTGTTTGCAGTTTTTCAAATGATTCCTATCCTCAAAACAATTGCAACTGTAAATAATAAAATTCAAGAATCAATCGCCGCTGGTGATAGAATTTTTGAAATTATTGATACCGAACCAAAAATTAAAAATGTCGAAAACCCAATAGAGATCAATGGTTTTAGTGAAAATATAGAATTTCAAAATGTAACATTTAAGTATGATGATTCGGATGAAATTATATTAGATAATATTTCACTAAAAGTTAACAAAGGTGAAATCATTGCACTTGTTGGCGGAAGTGGTGCGGGAAAAACTACTTTTGTTGATTTGATACCAAGATTTTATGATCCAACTTCCGGCAGAATTTTTATTGATGGAAATGATACAAAATTAATCTCGCTGGAAAGCTTACGAAAATTAATGGGAATTGTAACGCAAGAAACAGTTTTATTTAATGAATCGATAAAAAAAAATATTGCTTATGGATTAAAAGATTTTCCAGTGGAAAAAATTATTGAAGTTGCAAAAATCGCAAATGCACATAATTTTATTGAAGATATGCCTAACAAATATGAAACTGTAATTGGGGAGCATGGTACAAAAATTTCCGGCGGACAAAGGCAAAGATTATCAATTGCGCGCGCACTTTTGAAAAATCCACCAATTATGATTTTTGATGAAGCAACTTCGGCGCTTGATAATGAATCGGAAATGTTAGTTCAAGAAGCAATAGAAAGACTTATGGCAGAACGTACAACATTTGTTATTGCACATAGATTAAGTACAATAAGAAATGCAAGCAGAATTTTAGTTTTAGATAAAGGTAAAATTGTTCAGCAAGGAAAACATCAAGAATTATTAAATGATGAAAATGGTTTATATAAAAAGTTATATGAACTTCAATTCAGAAATT
The nucleotide sequence above comes from Ignavibacteriota bacterium. Encoded proteins:
- a CDS encoding ABC transporter ATP-binding protein, whose translation is MNTYKRILTFVIPFWKHLIVTIISVILFSLLHGATVYLTIPLLDTLFQQKEITAAKIEKTQIEEKSNILPNWINEELESISKTFHKFIFAGETSDVLFRICLLILLSFLGKSIFSYIQEYFLAYVQQGIIKNIRDAAYKHLHKLPMSFFKNEKTGDLISRITNDVYIMEASLSSVFFSLFREPLTLVIFVIIAVSISWKLFVISLLILPFSILIIVWLGKRLRKQSKILQGQMGNLTTILQETLSGIKIVKAFGMEKYENEKFVSETRRFFKTFLKKARIQNIASPATEFIAVSVGVVIIYYGGLLVLEQKSLRASEFLTFLFAVFQMIPILKTIATVNNKIQESIAAGDRIFEIIDTEPKIKNVENPIEINGFSENIEFQNVTFKYDDSDEIILDNISLKVNKGEIIALVGGSGAGKTTFVDLIPRFYDPTSGRIFIDGNDTKLISLESLRKLMGIVTQETVLFNESIKKNIAYGLKDFPVEKIIEVAKIANAHNFIEDMPNKYETVIGEHGTKISGGQRQRLSIARALLKNPPIMIFDEATSALDNESEMLVQEAIERLMAERTTFVIAHRLSTIRNASRILVLDKGKIVQQGKHQELLNDENGLYKKLYELQFRNLE